The genome window ACTATATGCCGTGAATGTGGTGCAGGTCTTTGTTACAGTGAAATGATCAGCGCAAAAGGTTTATATTATAAGGATAAAAAAACAAAGGATTTACTTTTAACCAATTCTTATGATAGTCCTCTTATAGTTCAGATTTTTGGTAATGACCCATATATAATATCAGAAGGTGTTAAAATAATTTCTGATATGGGCTTTAAAATGGTTGATATCAACTGTGGATGCCCTGCCCCAAAAATTGTCAATAATAACGAAGGCTCTGCGCTTATGAAAGACCCTCTTCTTCTTTCTAAAATAGTTGAATCAGCCGTTAAAGCGTCTGATTTACCGATTTCGGTAAAAATTCGTTCAGGTTTCACAAAGGAAAGTATAAATGCAATAGAATGTGCAAAAATAATTGAAGCATCAGGTGCATCGGCTATTGCTGTACATCCTAAAACAAGAGAACAATTTTACTCGCCCGGTGCAGACCTAAATATAATAAGAGATATAAAAGAAACGGTTAAAATTCCTGTTATCGGGAACGGAGAAATCTACACTCCCGAAGACTGCGAAAATCTTTTTAAAGAAAGTTTATGCGATGCCGTTTTAATAGCAAGAGGTGCTTTGGG of Oscillospiraceae bacterium contains these proteins:
- the dusB gene encoding tRNA dihydrouridine synthase DusB; translation: MKFVNFDIKNNIFLAPMAGITDLAFRTICRECGAGLCYSEMISAKGLYYKDKKTKDLLLTNSYDSPLIVQIFGNDPYIISEGVKIISDMGFKMVDINCGCPAPKIVNNNEGSALMKDPLLLSKIVESAVKASDLPISVKIRSGFTKESINAIECAKIIEASGASAIAVHPKTREQFYSPGADLNIIRDIKETVKIPVIGNGEIYTPEDCENLFKESLCDAVLIARGALGNPFIFTQIYDFLSTKEYIKNYPISKKLKALIRQTELTVKYKGEHRAILEARKHIAWYLKGIKHSKNLRMAANNVTTLEEIYFLCNSAIQADSNLIEE